A DNA window from Methanothermobacter sp. contains the following coding sequences:
- a CDS encoding DUF5379 family protein → MDTDAKMTALHVPAGIVAAVVSFYLSNGSIAVLGKNQALGTFAGLVILLIVGNIAERLFGKEEVGGFKGWLWSGIVPFLFIWFVVWAILITSTTITP, encoded by the coding sequence AATGACTGCCCTTCATGTTCCTGCAGGTATAGTGGCTGCAGTGGTGTCATTTTACCTTTCAAATGGTTCAATAGCAGTTCTTGGAAAAAATCAGGCACTCGGCACCTTCGCGGGCCTTGTGATTCTGTTGATTGTTGGAAATATTGCAGAAAGGTTGTTCGGTAAGGAAGAGGTTGGGGGATTCAAGGGGTGGCTCTGGAGCGGTATAGTGCCATTTCTCTTCATCTGGTTCGTTGTATGGGCAATCCTGATAACCTCAACCACAATAACCCCATAA
- a CDS encoding DUF2070 family protein: MSSTKNVTDLSKYIMTLPKTEISLLSMIFISFVVGAVGFIIDMVPGTSVLHDILYGGTNGVLVLGFSSIMAGAITQPWVNSLGGRRMKMKQSMFLAFFSMMIFSLIYLGGCLASSLLHTDLILNSIILASAVIFAFRLLVIWGTSNISFTNSTLISSVQPVLIVSMNIVVAFLSLATNIGYFSVIGFLLKILVASAMLILAIYSFVMVVESPMRKNLGVGSLEFLSLFLSHITEDSPELESIFSEIGEPVDTLAGVVAFQRGSDIKALFISPSVHPGPIGTIGGANMPTILSERFDTFTMVAHGPSTHDFNPVSVRELEKVEGAVREALDGMEYHEGASKFRRYTRNSATIGVQFLGDGMLILATMAPNGFDDIEFGVGLSMMNLAGGRCGSKNVVVVDCHNSFQGETGRILAGNPEMFDLLDAVDSIECPPRRHKLRVGCAQRKMDGLSKEDGIGQSGVMVMVVEAGEQRTAYVLLDANNMVMGFRDEILEEILKLDIDEAEVMTTDTHFVNTLSGGHNPIGKHRRDDIIEEIKKAVSEAVDDLEEVRAGCRVVRIRGLNTLGPTNSTELVSTISSIVAVSRVIAPLIFVLALIFVFAWIFYWA, encoded by the coding sequence ATGTCAAGCACAAAGAATGTGACTGATCTTTCAAAGTACATCATGACCCTCCCAAAAACCGAAATATCACTCCTCTCAATGATATTTATAAGCTTCGTTGTGGGTGCTGTGGGGTTTATCATCGATATGGTCCCCGGGACAAGCGTACTCCATGACATACTCTATGGGGGCACCAATGGGGTGCTTGTCCTTGGATTTTCATCAATAATGGCCGGTGCCATCACCCAGCCATGGGTCAACTCGCTGGGTGGTAGAAGGATGAAGATGAAGCAGTCCATGTTCCTGGCATTCTTCTCCATGATGATCTTCTCCCTCATCTACCTTGGGGGGTGCCTGGCATCATCCCTGCTGCACACAGACCTTATACTAAACTCCATAATACTCGCCTCTGCTGTTATATTCGCCTTCCGCCTCCTGGTGATCTGGGGAACCTCAAACATAAGCTTCACAAATTCAACTCTGATATCCTCTGTACAACCAGTTCTCATAGTTAGCATGAACATCGTTGTGGCATTCCTGAGCCTCGCCACAAACATTGGATACTTCAGTGTGATAGGATTTTTGCTGAAGATACTTGTCGCCTCAGCAATGCTCATACTTGCCATCTACTCATTTGTCATGGTGGTTGAGTCACCCATGAGAAAGAACCTTGGGGTCGGCTCACTGGAGTTCCTGAGCCTCTTTCTCTCACATATAACCGAGGATTCGCCGGAACTTGAAAGCATCTTCAGTGAGATCGGTGAACCCGTGGATACACTTGCAGGTGTGGTGGCATTTCAGAGGGGCTCCGATATAAAGGCCCTCTTCATAAGCCCCTCTGTACACCCGGGTCCAATAGGTACCATAGGCGGTGCCAACATGCCCACCATACTCTCTGAGAGATTTGATACATTCACCATGGTGGCCCATGGACCTTCAACCCATGACTTCAACCCGGTATCCGTGAGGGAACTGGAAAAGGTTGAGGGTGCTGTCAGGGAGGCACTTGATGGTATGGAGTACCATGAGGGCGCCAGTAAATTCAGGAGATACACCAGAAACAGCGCCACCATCGGGGTCCAGTTCCTCGGTGATGGCATGCTGATCCTTGCAACAATGGCTCCCAATGGATTTGATGACATAGAATTTGGTGTGGGGCTTTCAATGATGAACCTTGCAGGGGGCCGCTGCGGATCAAAAAATGTGGTTGTTGTGGACTGTCACAACTCATTCCAGGGCGAAACAGGCCGGATACTTGCAGGTAACCCTGAAATGTTCGACCTACTTGATGCTGTGGACTCCATTGAGTGCCCTCCACGCCGTCATAAGTTGAGGGTTGGCTGTGCCCAGAGGAAAATGGATGGCCTCTCAAAGGAGGATGGTATTGGCCAGAGCGGAGTTATGGTCATGGTGGTTGAGGCCGGAGAACAGAGGACCGCCTACGTGCTCCTTGACGCCAATAACATGGTCATGGGCTTCAGGGATGAGATACTGGAGGAAATCCTGAAGCTGGACATAGATGAAGCCGAGGTGATGACAACTGACACCCACTTTGTGAACACCCTTTCAGGAGGCCACAACCCCATCGGAAAACACAGAAGGGATGATATCATAGAGGAGATCAAAAAGGCGGTTTCAGAGGCTGTTGATGACCTTGAGGAGGTGAGGGCAGGGTGCCGGGTCGTCAGAATAAGGGGTCTGAATACCCTCGGCCCCACCAATTCAACGGAACTCGTATCAACCATAAGTTCAATCGTTGCTGTGAGCCGTGTGATAGCCCCCCTCATATTCGTACTTGCACTTATATTCGTCTTTGCCTGGATATTCTACTGGGCCTGA